One Rhipicephalus microplus isolate Deutch F79 chromosome 4, USDA_Rmic, whole genome shotgun sequence genomic window carries:
- the LOC142813982 gene encoding uncharacterized protein LOC142813982 yields the protein MPEESNKAAGDTLETSALDKTEMSETSSNKQQPQQQPHASPSSLKRHLRKTYGRRPMEMVNRYFRSMFDLASYANNAAFLMRCRAMRVVPRAYRVECRGIKNTRHVMRVLDECSYRLMLADLDYNRLRKVQVSRLLERLHEKLEKIMSPEDLRNVVLLAKGKYENVFEATRDKQRAMFNDLLKEYDIEPNKKTTTTEGNEE from the coding sequence ATGCCCGAGGAGTCTAACAAGGCGGCTGGCGACACTCTGGAGACGAGCGCACTTGATAAGACCGAGATGAGCGAGACGTCGTCTAacaagcagcagccgcagcagcaaccGCATGCAAGCCCATCGTCGCTGAAGCGGCACCTGCGAAAGACCTACGGCCGCCGCCCCATGGAGATGGTGAACCGCTACTTCCGCTCCATGTTTGACCTCGCCTCGTACGCCAACAACGCGGCGTTCCTGATGCGTTGCCGTGCTATGCGGGTCGTGCCACGAGCCTACCGCGTCGAGTGCCGCGGCATCAAGAACACCCGGCACGTGATGCGCGTCTTGGACGAATGCAGCTACAGGCTCATGCTTGCCGACCTCGACTACAACCGCCTGCGAAAGGTACAGGTGTCGCGTCTCCTTGAGCGTCTGCACGAGAAGCTAGAGAAAATCATGTCCCCGGAAGACCTGAGGAACGTGGTGCTCCTGGCCAAGGGCAAGTACGAGAACGTGTTCGAGGCCACCAGGGACAAACAGCGTGCCATGTTCAACGACCTCCTCAAAGAGTACGACATCGAGCCGAACAAGAAGACCACCACCACCGAGGGAAACGAAGAATGA